The segment GGCGTCAAGGCTGGCCCGGGTCAGGTTCAGGCCCGCGGGCCGCCCGTCGGCGGTGAGAACCTTGGGCTCCAGACGGGTCAGCAGGCGCAGGGTCTGAGCATTGCCCTCGAATCCACCGATTCCGTGGGCTACCTCGTTGAGGGCGGATTCACCGTTGTGGCCGAAGGGCGGGTGGCCAAGATCGTGGCTGAGACACGCAGTGTCCACAACATCCGGATCGCAACCGAGCGCACGTCCCAATTCGCGACCCACCTGGGCAACCTCAAGGCTGTGCGTCAGGCGGGTGCGGACGAAGTCGTCGGTGTCCGGGGCCACCACTTGGGTCTTCGCCCCGAGCCTCCGCAGGGCCGAGGAATGCAGCACCCTCGCCCGGTCCCTCTCGAAGTCGGAGCGGTAGGTGTTCTTCCGGGGCTCCTGGACCCAACGCGCTGAGTCGGATTCGACATAGCCGGCAATCCCGGTTGCGCTTTCGGCCGGGCCTGCTGCAGACATCGCTTCAGTTCCCATGGGTATCTGCCTCCTCCGCTTGCCGTGCACCGGCGTCTCTTCAGCCCGTGTCTATGCAGCCAGTTTTCCACGACTCGGGCCGTGAGCGTGCACGCGGCGACCCGGGCCTCGCTCTAGCCGCGTTCTAGACGCGCTCTAGCCGCCTGAAACGTCTAACTCTGCCGCGGCGATGTCGCGGGTCTGGTCAGCGTCCATTTGCCGGCTGAGCAGCCAGTCTTTGGGCAGGGCCGGCTTCTTGGGTGAACCGGCACGGCCGCGCGGGCCCTCCGAGTCGATGCCCGGGTACGGCAGATCCATGTCCAACTGGTCGAGCAGCTCGCGCAGAACCTCGAGGGTGGGCACGGTGGCCAGTTTGGCACGCAATTCTCCGCCCACGACGTAGCCCTTGAAGTACCACGCCATGTGTTTGCGGATCTCCCTCAGGGCCTTGTACTCGTCATTGCCGAAGGTCTCGATCATGAGTTCGGCGTGGCGATAGACGCCCTCGGCTACTTCGCGCAGACCCGGACGGTGGCGCTGCTCGCTTCCTTCAAACGCTGCCTGAAGGTCACCGAAGAGCCACGGGCGGCCTTGGCAGCCGCGGCCCACCACGACGCCGTCGATCCCGGTTTCGCGCACCATGCGTACTGCGTCTTCGGCGGACCAGATGTCGCCGTTGCCCAGGACGGGAATGTCCGGGAGGGCCTCCCGCAAGCGGGCAATCGCGGACCAGTCGGCCTGGCCGGAGTAGAACTGCGCGGCCGTGCGGCCGTGAAGCGCGACGGCGGCAACACCGGAATCGCGGGCGATGCGGCCGGCGTCGAGGTACGTGAGGTGGTCCTCGTCAATGCCCTTGCGCATCTTGATGGTCAGCGGGATATCGCCTTTGGAGGCTTCCTTGACCGCGGTCTGGACGATGGACGTGAAGAGGTCGATCTTCCACGGCAGGGCTGAACCCCCGCCGCGCCGGGTGACCTTGGGCACGGGGCAGCCGAAGTTGAGGTCGATGTGGTCCGCACGGTCTTCCTCGACCAGCATCCGCACGGCCTGGCCCACCGTCAAAGGATCAACCCCATACAACTGCACGGAGCGGACCTTCTCATCCT is part of the Arthrobacter methylotrophus genome and harbors:
- the dusB gene encoding tRNA dihydrouridine synthase DusB is translated as MTVVATPPSPKLELPPLQLGRITVDTPVILAPMAGITNSAFRRLCREYGGGLYVAEMVTSRALVERTPESLRIISHDEDEKVRSVQLYGVDPLTVGQAVRMLVEEDRADHIDLNFGCPVPKVTRRGGGSALPWKIDLFTSIVQTAVKEASKGDIPLTIKMRKGIDEDHLTYLDAGRIARDSGVAAVALHGRTAAQFYSGQADWSAIARLREALPDIPVLGNGDIWSAEDAVRMVRETGIDGVVVGRGCQGRPWLFGDLQAAFEGSEQRHRPGLREVAEGVYRHAELMIETFGNDEYKALREIRKHMAWYFKGYVVGGELRAKLATVPTLEVLRELLDQLDMDLPYPGIDSEGPRGRAGSPKKPALPKDWLLSRQMDADQTRDIAAAELDVSGG